From the genome of Acidaminococcus sp.:
TTCCCTGGGTTCCCTGTCCATCGGCGAAGGTGGTCCGGAACTGGCCAAAGCCATGCTCGGTAAGAGCTATGCGCTGAAGTACCCGAAAGTGGTCGGTGTCTTCATGACGGGCACACCGAAACCCTGGGTCGGCCCGATGGATGTAGTTCTGTCCATTATCGGTCAGGTCTTCAAGAATGGGTTTGTCAAAAACTGCGTCCTCGAATTTGTCGGTCCCGGCGTCAAGAATCTTTCTATGGACTTCCGCAACGGCATTGATACGATGACGACTGAATCGGCTTGCCTGTCCTCTCTGTGGACGACGGACGAAAAGACCGAGGAATATTTTGCCATTCACGGCCGCCCCGAAGGCTACAAGGAAATGAAGCCGGGCCAGGCAGCCCTCTACGATAAACTGATTGAAGTAGATCTCGATACGATTGAACCGGTCATCGCGCTTCCGTTCCATCCGAGCAATGTCTACAGCCTGGATGAAGTGATCAAGAATCCGAAGGATGCTCTGGCTGTTATTGATGCGAATGCTAAGAAAACCTTTGAAAACAACCCTAATGTACATTGGGACCTTGCCGGTAAGATCCATGATGACGGTAAGCTTTATGCCGATCAGTCCATCATCGCGGGCTGCTGCTCCGGTTCCTTCGAAAACATCTACGCCGTTGGCAAGATTGCGGAACACATGAACAAGGGCGTCGGCAGCTACAACTTCAACGTGTACCCTGCCAGCCAGCCGATTATGACGGCCCTGATGGAAGCCGGCACGCTGGAAACCCTGATGAATTACGGTGTCCGTGTCAAGACCGCATTCTGCGGACCTTGCTTCGGCGCCGGCGATACACCTGCCAACAACGAATTCTCCATCCGTCATACGACGCGTAACTTCCCGAACCGCGAAGGTTCAAACCCTGCTATGAACCAATTCTCCTGTGTGGCCCTCATGGATTCCCGCAGCATTGCCGCTACTTCCTTTAACGGCGGCCGTCTGACAAGTGCTGCCGACGTCTGGGAAGATTTCACTTATCCGAAATATCATTTTAACAGCAAGATTTATGACAACACCGTTTACAATGGCTTCAAAAAGCCGGAAAAAGAGACCGAAATGGTTTACGGGCCGGATATCCGCGACTGGCCGAAGATGACGGAGCTTGCCGATGATCTGCTGCTCCGCGTGACCAGCGTCATTCGTGATGAAGTCACAACGACGGATGAACTGATTCCTTCCGGCGAAACGGCTTCCTACCGTTCCAACCCGGAAAAGATTTCCGAATTCACCCTGATTCGTAAGGATCCGAAGTATGTCGGCCGCGCCAAGGCTGTCCGTGAGTATGAACGGGCTCGTCTGGCCGGTGACAAGGCAAAAGCTATGGAATACTTTGACATCCTGAAGAAGGCCGGCATCGAGGTCGATGAAGATCGCCTGATGAAGCATACCGGCATCGGCAGCGTCCTTTATGCAAAGCGCCCCGGCGACGGCAGTGCTCGTGAATATGCTGCCAGCTGTCAGAAAGTGCTTGGTGGATTTGCCAATATCTGCATCGAATATGCTACGAAGCGCTATCGTTCTAACTGCGTGAACTGGGGCATCCTGCCTTTCACTTGCGCTGATTACAAGATTCAGCTGGAACCGGGTGAATACATCTATCTGCCGGGAATCCGCAAGCAAGTGGAAGACGGCGTGACGGAAATCAACGCAACCGTTATTTCCCCGGACGGAAAAACCAGAACCCTGAAACTCAACCTGCCTGACGTGACGGAGGCTGAAAA
Proteins encoded in this window:
- a CDS encoding hydratase — protein: MIKLYSEPTYVLKNQCIHTGEENVGTTPEEARKETMTYQVLKAHNQTNDMKNLNIKFDSMGVYDNTYVGILQTAIASGLKEFPMPCVFTNCHNCLNAVGGTINEDVHKYALSACKKYGGIFVPPHEAVIHQYMREMMVNSGEMSIVSDSHTRYGSLGSLSIGEGGPELAKAMLGKSYALKYPKVVGVFMTGTPKPWVGPMDVVLSIIGQVFKNGFVKNCVLEFVGPGVKNLSMDFRNGIDTMTTESACLSSLWTTDEKTEEYFAIHGRPEGYKEMKPGQAALYDKLIEVDLDTIEPVIALPFHPSNVYSLDEVIKNPKDALAVIDANAKKTFENNPNVHWDLAGKIHDDGKLYADQSIIAGCCSGSFENIYAVGKIAEHMNKGVGSYNFNVYPASQPIMTALMEAGTLETLMNYGVRVKTAFCGPCFGAGDTPANNEFSIRHTTRNFPNREGSNPAMNQFSCVALMDSRSIAATSFNGGRLTSAADVWEDFTYPKYHFNSKIYDNTVYNGFKKPEKETEMVYGPDIRDWPKMTELADDLLLRVTSVIRDEVTTTDELIPSGETASYRSNPEKISEFTLIRKDPKYVGRAKAVREYERARLAGDKAKAMEYFDILKKAGIEVDEDRLMKHTGIGSVLYAKRPGDGSAREYAASCQKVLGGFANICIEYATKRYRSNCVNWGILPFTCADYKIQLEPGEYIYLPGIRKQVEDGVTEINATVISPDGKTRTLKLNLPDVTEAEKEVLLAGCLINYYKLSK